Below is a window of Vanacampus margaritifer isolate UIUO_Vmar chromosome 11, RoL_Vmar_1.0, whole genome shotgun sequence DNA.
AAGGGCTTTTATACTGGAGACATGAACGTGCCACATGTGAGACAACttgcacttttttgtttgttctgctGCGGATGTTGGCGAGCCACAGGTAAAGTCCTTTTGGGTCAGATATGTAGTCAAAGTTGGCTTTTATTTAGCAGTAAGAATAGAAAATGATGGTTGTCTATTATGGCTTGAATATTGAGAGAaaattgtacatattttttttcattcattttcaacactataaagatatataataaaataattgtatttttgatatttaatttaatgttttagtttttaaataataccaaaataaaatagcaaaatgttttaaattgaatttatagtatattttataataatatgcatttaataaataaaaaaagcttgaaTCTTatgtaatttacttttttttttttgcagtttaatcattttaaaagatTGTGATTTtgtcagaggtaaaaaaaaaaaaaaggtttgatgacatatttagttgttttatttttttcagtatttgcttgtaaatataaataaataaataaccattaAATCTAAATTCTatacttttaaaattaatagcttgaatattagtttttcattccataatgtatttgttaaaatgtgaatatattcattaaaacaaaagttatggataaaatatgttttgcattcattttaacacattttagtCTGCAATGTGATGGCACTTAATTTGATCAgattatacaaataaaaaatcatcaagtttgaaaacaatacTCCGCTATTAGGGCATTATTTCAAATACATTCTTTTGATAaactctgaaaatgtaataacatttgttttttcttcagatGCTACTCATTTCCAGAGATTGGAAGATGGACTTCTGTTCAGAACGGTGATGCTTGGACAATATTGACattatatttacttattttttccaCTATCTTACCTTTGGTTTCTCTTTAACTGAAGTACTGACATGCAGTTGATTTGTTACGTGTCGGTGGTTTGGTTGTAGGTTCGAGGAGATGAACCCGCTCAACTCTCATGGAGAGAAGACAACGAGGTTCGTTAATTTAATGCAACATGTGCTCAGACATAAATCTGCAAAGTAACTTATATCGAATTTTTTCACAGCAGCAGCAAGTCCAAAATCTTTTCAAACGGGTAAGTTATTCCAATTTTACATCCTGCCGAGTTGCTAACCTGGAGATGGTCAATATGACACTAAAATAGCCATTTCAGACTGAAATGGTTTCctttctgtgtctttttggTCACCAAATCTCATGTTAAGTAAAACTAGCCTACGGGGCTGAATTTTCCCAATTTTAGAAGCcccccgagaaaaaaaaatataaccttcaaaccaaaatggccgacttcctgtcttttgtgttttcttgaaacttttttggAGGGTGTACTCATGTCCACCAAAATTCATGTTGTCGAGTCAAACcagctttgggggggggggggggggaaataggaAATGGAACTGGAAATTACTCAAATcaccctaaaatggctgcttcaaaccaaaaatgtCCGACTTCCTGCGTCTTTTAGGGcacggcttcttgagactttttttgtgggtctgctcatGATGTACATGTCTACCAAAATCCACATTGCTGAGACTAACTGGCTCCGGGGGctgaatctttaaaaaaaacatgctttctCTTCCTTAGTTCCTGTTTCATTATTCAAAAGCGAGGACCTCCGCTGACCCGGAGGAGAACATGGTGAGCAGACCGATCTGGTCATGGATAAGAATTTGTGATCATTGTGATTACAAAACGTAATTGGTTGCGTTTTCTCCCACAGTCCGACTCTGTTCACCCACTGATGCGACTTTCACCCAAGCTGTCTCAGCGGAGGAAGAAGACGGTGGTGCTTCTGGTAAGACAAAATGTCCACTTGGAACTTAATGTCACCGGCGTCTAACATTTTCCCTCTCACTTTCTCCTCTCGCAGAATATTTGAGATCGGTCGCCATGACATCATgcttgacaaaacaaaaaaaaaacgggagggATCACCTCCGCTGTCACGGTGTGGACGTGGTGTTCCGGACGGAATGATGGCGCACATGATGCTTGTGAACGTGACTCAGACGTGTTGTCAACGTGTTGCACATTAAATACTCGCACTATGACTGACCTTGGCTTTCTTTTGATCGAAAAGGTTTACATGCATGATTCATTGTGCACATGATTGTTTCCCTGGTAGAGGTTTGGCCAGTTCAAATTGGACGTCTCCATGACGACAACCTTAACAACCTGTCAAGGTATTTTTTTCACTACAATAAAGTGGATGGAGACTTTTCACTGCCTGGAGTGGCCACCTAATacttgaacatttaaaaaatatacagtaacaaATTCAATCTCGATTCAACCTTTGCGGattaacacgcacacacgtgctATCGTATTGATGTTTTGTTATTGATATTGTGAcagtaagttaaaaataaatacggcAATTATGATATTTAGGCTAACAGAAGATTTGGAAATGTATATTGTCTGAAAGCAAACTGCTAAAGAGGTATGTTAAAAATATCACTAATACTTTGTTTTGACTTAGTTTTTTCAGACAAATTTGACTATATatgaatgattatttttaaatgctttattattAATAACGTGAATATAAAAAAGTACACacttttgttgtaaatatttcaaatatatttttagaaacacttgaaatttttaaatatttgtatatgtatttaaataattgaataaatatttttgaatgagcaaaaaaaaatcattaaatattattttagatACCGGTCAAATTTTTTGATAATGTtcacttgaattatttttacacaCTTTTGAAAACTTGAATTTCCTTTGCAATCACTTAAACATacctttaaatttttattaataaaaggtattttataaaatgcttgtttttttgttgaaatatttcaaaacaatgtttttaacAACACCAGTtctttttaatgccatttacaagtacttaaaaaaataacacttaaaaaaaaaatgtttcttgaGCGAATGACAGTAAAAAGAAAGATGTCAATAGAAATGAGTTGTTTAACCCATTAAGACCTgaagcgcctggcaaaacatgtctctaaaacctatgggtgacttttgagccacccccaaaaacctgaagttttcctggaaattctacaatattaaaaataattgatatctcagctcctgaagcagatagaaacataattccccccaaaattcaAAGCTTACACCTGTGACGTTCACACAAacataagtttattattataaacttagaatatatatattttttaagtccaCAAACAAGTGTTgcatctgcgggtatatttatttaccttcaacactggagtgCAGTTGTAATAACTTCGTGAAACGTTGTGGTATATttgtcgtccattccgttacaaagccgttgaaattttgaacatcctaattgtctacaaacatatttctgaaCAATTTGCCGCTGTCGACTCGTTACGCTGATTCAAATTCTTCCCGCGCCGTTGTCAAtggcgtcatttatttcataaccgCCGCAAATCTGCGTAAGCAATGAATGCTCGAATGCAATTCCAAGAaatgctacgaggcccacgtcaccctctcgtgtataATCTGCTGCCTTTCATCAGCTGAgcgaccaagaattggtcaaaacaaaacaaaacgacaaATCCGCTCTTCCAGATTTAATGGTAGAAATGCGTTGcgcgctcccggccttaatgggttaatgtAGATTTGACTGAGCACATGATCGTTAACCCGACCGACAGAGGTTTTGGCAGGTGATTTAAATAAGGTATGAAAAGTGGTGATTATAAAAAGAAGGCTGGGGAGTGGAGGTTAATCTTCGTCCGAGTCATCGCTGTGGTTGCGCGTGGGGAGCGAGCACCTGATGGATGACATCATATGATCGTGGATCTGCTTGTGGGGGTTCTCCTCCAGATCAGTCTTGACCGCGCCGGACTCGGACAGCCTCCACTCAAGCTCTGAatgcagatttgtttgtttattagtttttgtacttgaaaagaagaaagaaaaaaaaaagataaaatgatCATCTACaaacataaatacatcttttatcactatactataaaaaaaaataaaaaaaataaaatacaggtacctaaaaaaattggaattatttttaaaatacctgaaaagcaataatggaaaaaaaatctaaatacaaatatttttaccaaaactacaaaaatattttcaaaaataatagaaaatgtaagtaaaagcaaaagtattcagaaaacaaaatgaaatcatcaaatgtttatgaaaaaaaaatctgaatactttttaaatgtaatacacATTAGCAAAACATTGGGATAATACCTGAAAAGAatccttttaaaaatgttgtaaatattttacagTGGTTTCAACTTCTTTATACAAACTTGTGTAATtgtttgagaagaaaaaaaaaggccgcgTCCACATACTGACCTTCTAGCGTGAGGTTCATGCCCCCGAAGACGAGCGGCCCGATAAACTGCGCCTTCATGTTGCCCTCGCAGTAGACGAAGACGGTGGGCAGGTTTTTGTCGGGGTAGTTGGCGATGCAGGTGGTGGAGATAGACCTGAGGAACTTGGTCTGAGGGAACTTGCGGGCCAGTGCGCTCAGGTGCTGGTTGATCAGGGCGCACAGGGGGATGCTGGCCAAACAAACAACTTCATTTCAACTTCCATTTGGAATCATTTCTCTATATGCGCCATTTCCACTCTCCGCCAGTCCTGGCTCTTCCTCAAAGGACTTTCTTCATCATTCTCATTGACAAACATGttaaggtttttgtttttcataggGCCCGAtaaatgacttaaaaaatatataaattaattacaacCACCGGTATTGGTAAAAGAACCCTCGCTGAGCTAGTGCAAGTGACTTGTGTGTGGCGGGCGTGGCCGTTGTTACTTACCCCTGCTTGTAGAGGTGCAGAACTACCCAGATGCCGTCTCCCGCCTTGTTGACCTCTTTGACGTAATcctgaccagagatctctgtcaTTTCCCCGAATATATTCTTCATCTGCGACGACTTCCAGTCGGCCAGACGCTTTTGTCTAAACgcacgcaagcacacacacaatggcATCCGCCATGACTGTGatatataataatacaatacatatttaaaggagaatataaagaattaaacagtttgtgcatcgtGATTCTTTAGTTTCCATTTACGTTGACATAGTGCCGCTCTTCTGGTGTGTGCACCttggccacaagggggcagtataatacatacGCATAGACAAAAACACCTCACAAGTATTATATTAAGTTCAGTAAAATGTAGTAacattagtctttttttttatcatacggACAAAGAAAACATGCCTGTGAAGGATACCGCCACTCTGCTCTCGAATGAAAATGAGGTCAAagtgccctcgggctcgcattgcagTACTGTAGAAACTGGTGAGCCATGCGTGGCATTCGCAATGCAGGGCCAAGGGCACATTGACGTCAATTTCAGCCAACAGCAGAGGGCGGTATTGGACAAAACTGCTGCTTCCCCTCTCTCTTTGTGTTTTTATCAGGCAGAGAAGCACCGGACCGTATTCATTGCGTTCGCAAAACCTTTTTGCTCTCTGTCCCTAACGTACGGACAGAAATTGGTAAAAAAGCTTTTGGGTATTCAGCACCATCAGCCTGGAATCTTCTGCAGAATGACTTAGAGCTCAAAGAACTGGTgtccttaaatgtttttaaatataaataattgaaaGACATGGCAACAGCTTTCatacagtgt
It encodes the following:
- the nms gene encoding uncharacterized protein nms isoform X1 — its product is MNVPHVRQLALFCLFCCGCWRATDATHFQRLEDGLLFRTVRGDEPAQLSWREDNEQQQVQNLFKRFLFHYSKARTSADPEENMSDSVHPLMRLSPKLSQRRKKTVVLLNI
- the nms gene encoding neuromedin-U isoform X2 produces the protein MNVPHVRQLALFCLFCCGCWRATDATHFQRLEDGLLFRTVRGDEPAQLSWREDNEQQVQNLFKRFLFHYSKARTSADPEENMSDSVHPLMRLSPKLSQRRKKTVVLLNI
- the pdcl3 gene encoding phosducin-like protein 3: MQDPNEDTEWNDILRKKGILPPKEVPKDDEEEEDFALQQQSVVKTYENMTLEELKENEDEFEEDDEAAIEMYKQKRLADWKSSQMKNIFGEMTEISGQDYVKEVNKAGDGIWVVLHLYKQGIPLCALINQHLSALARKFPQTKFLRSISTTCIANYPDKNLPTVFVYCEGNMKAQFIGPLVFGGMNLTLEELEWRLSESGAVKTDLEENPHKQIHDHMMSSIRCSLPTRNHSDDSDED